One stretch of Jiangella gansuensis DSM 44835 DNA includes these proteins:
- a CDS encoding TetR/AcrR family transcriptional regulator, whose amino-acid sequence MSTGSGGAVTRTKEQQRLDTTRALLREARERFARDGYAAVSLAEIVAAAGVTKGALYHHFANKAALFRAVVEQLQGEVADRVVAAAEAHDDSWRQLTAGCEAFLRASADPDVRQIMLVDAPAVLGWDEWRALDDASSARHLREALEAVIDDGVVAPQPVGPLTHLLSGAMNEAALWLAGSDDPRDLDDTVAALSRLLDALRQPAPGRRAGG is encoded by the coding sequence ATGTCAACAGGCTCCGGAGGCGCGGTGACCAGAACGAAAGAGCAACAACGCCTCGACACCACCCGTGCGCTCCTCCGTGAGGCGCGGGAGCGGTTCGCCCGCGACGGCTACGCGGCGGTCAGCCTGGCCGAGATCGTCGCGGCCGCCGGCGTCACCAAAGGCGCGCTCTACCACCACTTCGCGAACAAGGCCGCGCTGTTCCGGGCGGTTGTCGAACAGCTCCAGGGCGAGGTGGCCGACCGCGTCGTCGCCGCAGCCGAGGCCCACGACGATTCCTGGCGCCAGCTCACCGCCGGGTGCGAGGCGTTCCTGCGCGCCAGCGCCGACCCCGATGTACGGCAGATCATGCTGGTCGACGCGCCGGCCGTGCTCGGCTGGGACGAGTGGCGAGCGCTGGACGACGCGTCGTCCGCGCGGCACCTACGGGAGGCCCTCGAAGCGGTGATCGACGACGGCGTCGTCGCGCCTCAGCCGGTCGGGCCACTCACACACCTGCTGTCCGGCGCGATGAACGAGGCCGCGCTATGGCTGGCCGGCTCCGACGACCCACGCGACCTCGACGACACCGTTGCGGCCCTGTCGCGGCTCCTGGACGCCCTGCGGCAGCCGGCTCCTGGCCGACGTGCCGGGGGATGA
- a CDS encoding AAA family ATPase, with protein sequence MLRTVAIANYRSLRDVVLPLTGLDVVTGANGTGKSSLYRALRLLADCARGDVIASLAREGGMPSVTWAGPERLSREMRAGEQAVQGVRRTGPVNVRMGFAGDDFGYLIDLGLPRPINKTEPSFFDLDPEIKREAIWSGPVLRPVAMLADRRNEMARVRASGGDWDHVAQGLRPFESMLSEIVDPVRAPELLTVRELVRGWRFYDHFRTDADAPARQPRLGTRTMVLADDGADLAAALQTIREIGAADALDAAVAEAFPGSRLSIEQVGGRLDVSFHQHGLLRPLTGAELSDGTLRFLLWAAALLTPRPPALMVLNEPETSLHPDLLPALAGLIVKAHEATQVVVVTHSRPLIEQMGAAAARIELIKDLGDTQVAGQGRFDRPSWNWGTR encoded by the coding sequence ATGCTCCGGACGGTCGCGATAGCGAACTACCGATCGCTGCGCGACGTCGTGCTCCCGCTGACCGGGCTCGATGTCGTCACTGGCGCCAACGGTACCGGCAAGTCGAGTCTGTACCGGGCGCTGCGGCTGCTCGCCGACTGCGCGCGTGGTGACGTGATCGCCTCGCTCGCCCGGGAAGGCGGCATGCCATCGGTCACCTGGGCCGGGCCGGAGCGGTTGAGCCGCGAGATGCGGGCAGGCGAGCAGGCAGTCCAAGGAGTCCGGCGGACGGGGCCGGTCAACGTGCGGATGGGTTTCGCCGGCGACGACTTCGGCTACCTGATCGACCTCGGGCTACCGCGGCCCATCAACAAGACGGAGCCGTCGTTCTTCGATCTCGACCCGGAGATCAAGCGCGAGGCGATCTGGAGCGGTCCGGTCCTGCGTCCCGTCGCCATGCTGGCGGACCGTCGCAACGAGATGGCGCGGGTGCGGGCGTCGGGCGGCGACTGGGACCACGTGGCGCAGGGGCTTCGCCCGTTCGAGAGCATGCTCAGCGAGATCGTGGATCCGGTCCGGGCTCCCGAGCTGCTGACCGTACGGGAGCTGGTGCGCGGCTGGCGCTTCTACGACCACTTCCGCACCGACGCCGACGCGCCGGCACGTCAGCCCAGGCTGGGCACCCGCACCATGGTCCTCGCCGACGACGGCGCCGACCTCGCGGCCGCGCTGCAGACGATCCGCGAGATCGGTGCCGCGGACGCCCTCGACGCCGCCGTCGCCGAGGCGTTCCCGGGGTCTCGTCTCAGTATCGAGCAGGTCGGTGGCCGCCTGGACGTGTCGTTCCACCAGCATGGGCTGCTGCGCCCGCTGACCGGGGCAGAGCTCTCCGACGGGACACTGCGGTTCCTGCTGTGGGCCGCTGCCCTGCTCACTCCTCGCCCGCCGGCCCTGATGGTGCTCAACGAGCCCGAGACGAGCCTGCACCCGGACCTGTTGCCGGCGCTGGCCGGGCTCATCGTCAAGGCGCACGAGGCCACGCAGGTGGTCGTCGTCACCCACTCGCGCCCCCTGATCGAGCAGATGGGTGCTGCGGCGGCGCGCATCGAGCTGATCAAGGACCTGGGTGACACCCAGGTCGCCGGGCAGGGCCGGTTCGACCGACCGTCGTGGAACTGGGGAACCCGCTGA
- a CDS encoding 2'-5' RNA ligase family protein: MALAVCLLLDSRADLAVRRLWSRLEERGIASLASHTHGGHVPHVSLAVLRRWDGDEVRAALDTLPQGEAIDLHFDGIGTFRRGRCWLVSAVTADLVTRQERLVDVLRASGADLHRNYEPGSWIPHCTISPRVQLADLGVLAATVYVVLPLRARVERAALIDSGTGQQWPLPHLP, translated from the coding sequence GTGGCCCTCGCCGTCTGCCTGCTTCTCGATTCGCGGGCCGACCTCGCCGTCCGCCGGCTCTGGAGCCGGCTCGAGGAGCGCGGGATCGCGTCGTTGGCGTCGCACACCCATGGCGGGCACGTGCCCCATGTCTCGCTCGCAGTTCTGCGTCGCTGGGACGGCGACGAGGTCCGCGCCGCCCTCGACACCCTGCCGCAGGGGGAAGCGATCGACCTGCACTTCGACGGGATCGGGACGTTCCGGCGCGGCCGCTGCTGGCTGGTCTCGGCGGTCACCGCTGACCTCGTCACCCGCCAGGAGCGGCTCGTCGACGTGCTGCGGGCCAGCGGCGCCGACCTGCACCGCAACTACGAGCCCGGCTCGTGGATCCCGCACTGCACGATCTCTCCGCGCGTCCAGCTGGCCGATCTCGGTGTGCTGGCCGCGACAGTGTACGTCGTCCTGCCGTTGCGGGCGCGGGTGGAGCGGGCGGCACTGATCGACAGCGGCACCGGCCAGCAGTGGCCGTTGCCACACCTTCCCTGA